One part of the Archaeoglobaceae archaeon genome encodes these proteins:
- the serA gene encoding phosphoglycerate dehydrogenase: MRVLVAEHISDEAVELMKKEGLEVDVKTGLKKEEILNIIQNYDALIVRSQVKVDRDIIEKAKNLKIIGRAGVGVDNIDLESATARGIVVVNAPGGNTISTAEHTIALIFALARKIPQAYLSMKEKKWDRKKFTGIELRGKTIGVIGLGRVGFEVAKRCKALEMNVLAFDPYIPPERAQQIGIKLVDFETLLKESDIITLHVPKTKETMGLIKKEQIDLMKKGVLIVNTARGGIIDEKALIEGLQNGKIGGVALDVFEKEPPDFNSPIFTFENVITTPHLGASTEEAQLSVGLIVAEDIINLAKGLPVKNAVNLPSIEPAEFEFIHPYMLLAEKMGKIASARLGGVIRNVKLKFSGKIAEKNKEFVVRALLQGLLEKTLGAGINLISAKKIAEERRIKVETSVVEKVENYESLLEVEIESDGKSISFAGTCFGKEYRLLRIDVYHVNFIPKGHYIISLHEDKPGVIGRVGTLFGKNNINIAGMIVGRKGDKPGGVQLMLLLVDDPPTEEVLKEMLKLDGIIDATYVEL; this comes from the coding sequence ATGAGAGTGCTGGTTGCAGAACACATCAGCGATGAAGCTGTGGAATTAATGAAAAAAGAAGGTTTAGAAGTTGACGTAAAAACAGGGCTCAAAAAGGAAGAAATACTGAATATAATCCAGAATTACGATGCTCTAATTGTAAGAAGCCAAGTAAAAGTTGATAGAGATATAATAGAGAAAGCAAAGAATCTGAAGATAATTGGAAGAGCCGGTGTTGGGGTTGACAACATCGATCTTGAGAGTGCAACTGCACGGGGGATTGTAGTTGTAAATGCCCCGGGAGGAAATACGATTTCAACTGCAGAACACACAATAGCACTGATATTTGCTTTGGCAAGAAAAATTCCACAGGCTTATTTGTCGATGAAAGAGAAGAAATGGGATAGAAAGAAGTTTACTGGAATTGAACTTCGTGGTAAAACCATTGGTGTAATTGGGCTCGGAAGAGTTGGCTTTGAAGTTGCAAAAAGGTGCAAAGCACTTGAAATGAATGTTCTAGCATTCGATCCCTATATACCACCAGAAAGAGCTCAACAAATCGGAATAAAACTCGTAGACTTTGAGACACTACTTAAAGAATCAGATATAATCACTCTGCACGTTCCCAAAACAAAAGAGACCATGGGGTTGATAAAGAAGGAACAAATAGATTTAATGAAAAAGGGAGTTTTAATAGTAAATACAGCGAGAGGAGGGATTATAGATGAAAAAGCTCTCATAGAAGGGCTTCAGAATGGAAAAATAGGAGGAGTAGCGCTCGATGTTTTTGAAAAAGAGCCTCCGGATTTCAACAGCCCCATATTTACCTTTGAAAACGTAATTACCACACCGCATCTCGGAGCCTCAACCGAAGAGGCTCAACTCAGTGTAGGACTAATTGTTGCTGAAGATATCATAAATCTTGCAAAAGGTTTGCCAGTAAAAAATGCAGTGAACTTACCGTCGATAGAACCGGCAGAGTTCGAGTTTATACACCCATATATGCTACTCGCCGAAAAAATGGGTAAAATTGCAAGTGCAAGACTTGGTGGAGTTATAAGAAACGTGAAGTTAAAATTCAGTGGCAAAATTGCAGAGAAAAACAAAGAATTTGTGGTCAGAGCGTTACTTCAGGGGCTACTTGAAAAAACATTGGGTGCAGGGATAAATCTTATCTCCGCGAAGAAGATAGCTGAGGAGAGGAGGATAAAAGTCGAGACCAGTGTTGTTGAAAAAGTTGAAAACTACGAGAGTCTATTGGAAGTTGAGATCGAAAGCGATGGAAAGAGCATCTCTTTTGCGGGAACTTGCTTTGGAAAGGAATACAGACTGCTCAGAATTGACGTATATCATGTGAACTTCATTCCAAAGGGGCATTATATCATATCTTTGCACGAAGATAAGCCGGGAGTGATAGGTAGGGTGGGCACATTGTTCGGAAAGAATAACATAAACATCGCAGGAATGATCGTGGGAAGAAAAGGTGACAAGCCTGGTGGAGTTCAGCTAATGCTACTGCTTGTAGACGATCCACCAACAGAAGAAGTGCTGAAGGAGATGCTAAAGCTTGATGGAATAATAGATGCGACTTATGTTGAACTATAG
- a CDS encoding FAD-binding oxidoreductase yields the protein MFEGLEKICDVYMIETYAYDETPKPVAPKPADFVVVKPKNTVEVSEILRFANDRKIPVFIRGGGTGLSGGAIPTRKGILLSTEKMRNIEIDKRNRVAICQAGVTLEELSRNAEKEGLSFPPRPGAESATVGGMIATNAGGVRALKFGVMRNYVLGMEVVLPDGRILNLGGKTLKSSSGYSLLHLMIGNEGTLGVITKAIIRLLPPLRDMTMLAIPFKSVENALNFAIETSLSFTPLAMEFMDKKAVEIGETVSGKRWVSKEGNAHIIAILENREEAEKVADIAYNHGAIDIFVPSQREQKDLLELRGKIYFGLKDKIIEILDVCIPPAEIAEFLRRSEELARKYGIELITYGHLGDGNLHQHPLLFDGWEKSYPKFRKEILKLGIEFGGVISGEHGIGVLKKEELREFYPEQYNLMLEIKKIFDPNFILNPDKIF from the coding sequence ATGTTCGAAGGACTTGAAAAGATTTGTGATGTTTACATGATCGAAACCTATGCATATGACGAAACTCCAAAGCCAGTAGCACCAAAACCAGCGGATTTTGTCGTTGTAAAACCAAAAAATACAGTCGAAGTTTCCGAAATATTAAGGTTTGCAAACGATCGTAAAATACCTGTTTTTATTCGTGGCGGCGGAACAGGGCTAAGCGGTGGAGCAATTCCAACAAGAAAAGGAATCCTCTTATCAACTGAAAAGATGCGAAATATTGAGATTGATAAGAGAAACAGAGTTGCGATTTGCCAAGCAGGAGTAACGCTTGAGGAGTTATCTCGAAATGCTGAAAAAGAGGGGCTCAGCTTTCCTCCACGCCCAGGAGCTGAAAGTGCCACTGTAGGAGGTATGATAGCCACAAATGCTGGAGGGGTAAGAGCTCTAAAGTTTGGGGTCATGAGAAATTACGTACTAGGTATGGAAGTCGTTCTTCCAGATGGGAGAATCCTAAATCTTGGTGGGAAAACTCTTAAAAGTTCTTCAGGTTACTCTTTGCTTCATTTAATGATAGGAAACGAGGGGACGCTTGGTGTTATTACAAAGGCAATAATAAGGCTTCTTCCTCCGCTTAGAGATATGACAATGCTTGCAATACCATTCAAAAGTGTGGAGAACGCCTTAAATTTTGCCATAGAAACGTCTTTATCTTTTACACCGCTGGCAATGGAGTTCATGGATAAAAAGGCTGTTGAAATTGGGGAAACTGTCAGTGGAAAAAGATGGGTAAGTAAAGAGGGCAATGCTCATATAATAGCGATTCTCGAAAACAGAGAAGAAGCTGAGAAAGTTGCAGACATCGCATACAATCACGGAGCTATAGACATTTTTGTGCCAAGTCAAAGAGAGCAGAAAGACCTCCTTGAACTTCGAGGCAAAATTTATTTTGGATTAAAGGATAAAATCATCGAAATACTTGACGTTTGCATACCTCCTGCAGAGATAGCAGAATTTTTGAGAAGAAGTGAAGAACTTGCCAGGAAATATGGGATTGAGCTGATAACTTACGGGCATCTGGGAGATGGTAATTTGCACCAGCATCCGCTTTTGTTCGATGGATGGGAAAAAAGTTATCCAAAGTTCAGAAAAGAAATTCTGAAACTTGGTATCGAATTTGGCGGAGTTATAAGCGGTGAACACGGTATAGGGGTGCTGAAGAAAGAGGAGCTCAGGGAGTTCTATCCGGAGCAATATAATCTGATGCTTGAAATAAAGAAGATATTTGATCCCAATTTTATTCTGAATCCAGACAAAATATTTTAG
- a CDS encoding ribonuclease P produces the protein MLKREKRREKEIALERVVYLIKRAEEFKNIDYELSRRYIELSKKIATKYRVRIPKEYKLYFCKKCLYPYKSDKFRVRINKSAVVITCLNCMHVRRFQLKGDRNVRRT, from the coding sequence GTGCTTAAAAGGGAAAAGAGAAGGGAAAAAGAGATAGCTTTGGAAAGGGTTGTATATCTGATTAAAAGAGCTGAAGAGTTTAAAAATATCGATTATGAACTGTCAAGGCGATACATTGAGCTATCAAAAAAGATTGCAACGAAATATCGCGTAAGAATCCCCAAAGAGTATAAGTTATATTTCTGCAAAAAATGTTTATACCCTTACAAAAGCGATAAATTTCGAGTAAGAATTAATAAATCCGCGGTTGTTATAACCTGCCTGAACTGTATGCACGTAAGAAGATTTCAACTGAAGGGAGATCGAAATGTTCGAAGGACTTGA
- a CDS encoding phosphoribosyltransferase family protein, with amino-acid sequence MDRYVVLNWEYAELLCRKLAIQVLEDTFRPEKIIAPAKGGWFASMILSDYLGVDVVSIDLKLKEEVSVKRALIVDDFVNTGKTMKRTLQRVKADEIKTGALLMFQSSEFIPDYLGEYVPENVWIIFPWNLVEELSALVLRILEKGEQDFWGIKNALFSEFKLDPINLEISQPMKLTEIIQILEKRRVIERFQDSGKTYWRLRR; translated from the coding sequence ATGGATCGCTACGTCGTGTTGAACTGGGAATACGCTGAACTTTTGTGCAGGAAATTAGCAATACAGGTTCTTGAAGACACCTTTAGACCAGAAAAGATCATTGCACCCGCAAAAGGTGGCTGGTTCGCTTCAATGATCTTAAGCGACTACCTTGGTGTAGACGTAGTTAGTATTGATTTAAAACTAAAAGAGGAGGTTTCTGTGAAAAGGGCTCTAATCGTAGATGACTTTGTAAACACAGGAAAGACAATGAAAAGAACTCTTCAGAGAGTAAAGGCAGATGAAATAAAAACCGGAGCTCTTTTAATGTTTCAAAGCTCAGAATTCATCCCAGACTATCTTGGAGAATACGTTCCGGAGAATGTATGGATAATTTTCCCATGGAACTTGGTGGAGGAACTATCTGCACTCGTCTTGAGGATTCTCGAAAAGGGAGAGCAAGATTTTTGGGGAATAAAAAATGCTTTGTTTTCCGAGTTCAAATTGGATCCAATAAATCTCGAAATTTCTCAACCAATGAAATTAACTGAAATAATTCAGATTCTGGAAAAAAGAAGAGTAATCGAAAGATTTCAGGATTCTGGGAAAACATATTGGAGGTTGAGAAGATGA
- a CDS encoding MTAP family purine nucleoside phosphorylase has translation MIGVIGGTLLLENEFLKEKREMELKTPFGTAEVDLGNLNGVEVAVIQRHGRRKNKPPHVINHQANFYAFKILGVDKVIGLGSAGCLREDIEIPALIIPHDYIDLFNSVSVFNDSLVYITPGFDESIRQVLIETAKKISNLPVIDKGVYFQTRGPRLETRAEIAMIKNFADCVGMTAGSEATVAKELGIRYAVICTMDNYAHGVRNEIVDYEVIIGRAKENAKICLEIVRKAIEKLTNSPSTEHRFLQ, from the coding sequence ATGATAGGAGTTATTGGGGGAACTTTGCTACTTGAAAACGAGTTTTTGAAAGAGAAAAGAGAGATGGAACTAAAAACCCCATTTGGAACTGCAGAAGTCGATTTAGGAAATTTAAACGGTGTAGAGGTTGCGGTAATCCAGAGACATGGTAGAAGGAAAAACAAGCCTCCCCATGTTATAAATCATCAAGCAAATTTCTATGCTTTTAAAATTCTGGGTGTAGATAAAGTGATCGGTCTCGGTTCTGCGGGTTGTCTGAGAGAAGACATCGAAATTCCTGCCTTGATCATACCGCACGACTACATAGATCTATTCAATTCTGTAAGCGTCTTTAACGACTCGCTCGTTTATATAACGCCTGGATTTGACGAATCGATTCGACAGGTTCTCATTGAGACAGCTAAGAAGATCTCGAATTTACCCGTCATAGACAAAGGCGTGTATTTTCAAACTCGTGGCCCGAGACTTGAAACAAGAGCAGAAATAGCGATGATAAAGAACTTTGCAGATTGTGTCGGTATGACCGCTGGCAGTGAGGCAACGGTTGCCAAGGAACTTGGAATTCGATATGCAGTGATATGCACCATGGACAATTATGCTCATGGAGTTAGAAACGAAATTGTTGATTACGAGGTGATTATAGGAAGAGCGAAAGAAAATGCGAAGATTTGTCTTGAAATCGTTCGAAAAGCAATCGAGAAACTAACGAACAGTCCATCAACTGAGCATAGATTTCTTCAGTGA
- a CDS encoding S4 domain-containing protein, producing the protein MRLDLWLVKEGYFKTRNRAKIAIKQGLVRVNGVVVKKPSAEVNESYMIEVLDDKPAGYWKLKHLDETFGIFKGDEVVLDLGSSAGGFLLYARERAKFVYGIEFSKEFEEALKELESLGNVKIFIEDAFKFDISKIEHVDVILNDLTLPFASSMTALRRFLPKLKPDGKILFVHKLSKGNEADFKGFEIIAFERAKDKREVYYLIKPIELCKSEQ; encoded by the coding sequence ATGAGACTTGATCTCTGGCTTGTTAAAGAAGGGTATTTCAAAACGAGAAATAGAGCTAAGATCGCCATAAAGCAGGGACTTGTAAGAGTTAATGGAGTGGTTGTTAAAAAGCCCTCTGCAGAAGTCAATGAGAGCTACATGATCGAAGTTCTTGACGACAAGCCCGCTGGCTACTGGAAGCTGAAGCATTTGGACGAGACTTTTGGAATTTTCAAAGGCGATGAGGTTGTGCTGGATCTTGGAAGCTCTGCGGGCGGATTTCTGCTTTATGCACGCGAGAGAGCGAAGTTTGTATATGGCATTGAGTTCAGCAAGGAATTCGAAGAAGCCCTTAAAGAGCTTGAAAGCCTTGGAAACGTCAAAATATTTATAGAAGATGCTTTTAAGTTCGACATTAGCAAAATCGAGCATGTTGATGTTATTTTGAACGATCTAACTTTGCCCTTCGCCTCTTCGATGACCGCCTTGAGAAGATTTTTGCCCAAATTGAAGCCAGATGGCAAAATTCTATTTGTGCATAAGCTCAGTAAAGGAAATGAGGCAGATTTTAAAGGCTTTGAGATCATTGCTTTTGAGAGGGCTAAGGACAAGAGGGAAGTTTATTACCTGATTAAGCCTATTGAGCTCTGTAAATCTGAACAATAA
- the pyrH gene encoding UMP kinase: protein MRVVISLGGSVFEGDAQRIKSYADVLDRISDENELFVVVGGGKLAREIIKKARELGANETMCDYLGIAVTRINAMLLAYAMKNSAKKIPENFIEAEELSKSYKAVVMGGTFPGHTTDATSALLAEFVKADLFLNATSVDGVYSEDPKKNPNAKKLEKIKSSELVKLISNLSMEAGANVVMDILSTKIIERSKIKTIVFKGEPENILRVLKGEKIGTIVEP from the coding sequence ATGCGTGTAGTCATTTCACTTGGTGGTTCGGTTTTTGAAGGGGATGCTCAAAGAATAAAGAGTTATGCTGATGTTCTCGACAGAATTTCAGATGAAAATGAGCTTTTCGTAGTAGTGGGTGGTGGAAAACTTGCAAGAGAGATAATAAAAAAGGCGAGAGAGCTCGGGGCGAATGAAACTATGTGCGATTATTTAGGGATAGCAGTCACCCGGATCAATGCAATGCTTCTTGCTTATGCTATGAAAAATTCTGCAAAAAAGATTCCTGAAAACTTTATAGAAGCTGAAGAACTAAGTAAAAGCTATAAGGCAGTTGTTATGGGTGGAACTTTTCCCGGGCACACTACCGATGCGACTTCAGCACTTCTTGCGGAGTTTGTAAAGGCAGACCTCTTTTTAAATGCAACTTCTGTAGACGGTGTCTATTCTGAGGATCCTAAAAAGAACCCAAATGCTAAAAAGTTAGAAAAAATCAAGTCTTCAGAACTCGTGAAGCTGATCTCCAATTTATCAATGGAAGCTGGAGCAAACGTTGTGATGGATATATTATCTACAAAAATAATAGAGAGGAGCAAAATAAAAACGATCGTTTTCAAGGGGGAACCTGAAAACATCCTTAGAGTTCTAAAAGGTGAAAAAATAGGCACGATTGTTGAGCCCTAA
- the sepS gene encoding O-phosphoserine--tRNA ligase, whose amino-acid sequence MKFNARKFKELAGKDFEKAWLSGKEIIENFNPNKTYPRLGYSYGEEHPLFKTIEMLRRAYLSMGFKEVVNPLIVEDVHVKKQFGKEALAVLDRCFYLASLPKPNVGISLDRIEKIKKIIGKDIDEEELRKVFHSYKKGRIDGDDLSYEIAKVLGVDDLTAIRVIDEVFPEFKELKPEPSKLTLRSHMTTGWFITLSEIADKLPLPIKLFSVDRCFRKEQGEDATRLYSYFSASCVVVDEDITVDDGKAVAEALLRQFGFEKFKFKPDEKRSKYYIPSTQTEVYAFYPKLVGSKTKYSDGWVEVATFGVYSPTALAEYDIDYPVMNLGLGVERLAMILFGYEDVRKLVYPQLYGEIRLSDLEIARAIKVKEVPNTSTGFEIARKIVETAIKNANALSPCSFLAFEGELYGKEVKVYVEEDEPNSKLCGPAFANEIVVHDGSVYGVPETEEFRKLFEEGIRCGIRYINSFSLLAAKRIEDYAIKEKESVLVRIRNVEALSSVNLTIQENVRNYILWRGGKIDVRGPMFVKVRALYGDK is encoded by the coding sequence ATGAAATTTAACGCAAGAAAGTTCAAAGAGCTTGCAGGAAAAGACTTTGAAAAGGCTTGGCTGAGTGGAAAGGAGATAATTGAGAATTTTAATCCAAACAAAACTTATCCACGGTTAGGATATTCTTATGGCGAAGAACATCCGCTTTTTAAAACCATTGAAATGCTCAGGAGAGCATATCTATCGATGGGCTTTAAGGAAGTTGTAAATCCTTTAATCGTCGAAGACGTGCATGTGAAAAAACAGTTTGGAAAGGAAGCTTTGGCTGTTCTTGATCGATGTTTCTACTTGGCATCCCTTCCAAAACCCAATGTTGGAATTTCTCTGGACAGGATCGAGAAAATTAAAAAAATAATCGGAAAGGACATAGATGAAGAGGAATTAAGGAAAGTGTTTCATTCTTATAAAAAGGGTCGAATTGATGGGGACGATCTTAGCTATGAGATAGCAAAAGTGCTTGGAGTTGATGATCTAACAGCAATAAGGGTGATCGATGAAGTCTTTCCCGAATTCAAGGAGTTAAAGCCCGAGCCTAGCAAACTAACCCTTCGTAGCCATATGACAACCGGATGGTTCATAACCCTTAGCGAAATTGCAGATAAGCTTCCTTTACCGATAAAACTCTTTAGTGTAGACAGATGCTTCAGAAAAGAACAGGGGGAGGATGCAACACGACTATACAGTTATTTCTCCGCAAGTTGTGTTGTTGTTGACGAAGATATAACAGTGGATGATGGAAAAGCGGTTGCAGAAGCTCTGCTAAGACAATTCGGCTTTGAAAAATTCAAATTCAAGCCAGATGAGAAGAGAAGTAAGTATTACATACCTTCAACTCAAACAGAAGTATATGCATTTTATCCGAAGCTTGTTGGATCCAAGACAAAATATAGCGATGGATGGGTTGAAGTTGCAACTTTTGGTGTTTACTCTCCGACCGCTCTGGCTGAATATGATATAGACTACCCTGTTATGAACCTGGGTCTCGGTGTTGAAAGGCTTGCAATGATCTTATTTGGCTATGAAGATGTCAGAAAGCTCGTTTATCCACAGCTCTATGGCGAGATAAGGTTAAGCGATCTTGAAATTGCGAGGGCTATCAAAGTAAAAGAAGTTCCAAATACATCAACGGGATTTGAGATCGCCAGAAAAATTGTCGAAACCGCTATAAAGAATGCAAATGCCCTCAGTCCCTGCAGTTTTCTAGCTTTTGAGGGGGAGTTATACGGAAAAGAAGTGAAAGTATATGTCGAAGAGGATGAGCCAAATTCAAAGCTGTGCGGACCCGCATTTGCAAATGAAATCGTCGTGCATGACGGAAGCGTTTATGGAGTCCCCGAAACTGAGGAATTTAGAAAGTTATTTGAAGAGGGTATTAGATGCGGTATAAGGTATATCAACTCATTCTCTCTTCTCGCAGCGAAAAGAATTGAGGATTACGCAATTAAAGAAAAAGAAAGTGTTCTTGTCAGAATTAGAAACGTTGAAGCTCTTTCAAGTGTAAATCTAACAATTCAGGAAAATGTCAGAAACTACATTCTGTGGAGAGGTGGAAAAATAGATGTTCGCGGACCAATGTTCGTTAAAGTTCGGGCATTATATGGGGATAAGTAG
- a CDS encoding DNA-directed DNA polymerase II small subunit, which produces MNEGGQRVVKNIDPVTVAKKLLVRGHNISPEAAQLICSSEDPEAIIEEVCKIAKNKFIISEEDVRAILTQPKTIKSPETKKQAEFKTDQGIRILRDFRTSIVEGKVEDFVAYFNSRLEKISKILKNRIQPTQIRNLGRVKGEIVSIVGIVSNVIERKDHFLIELEDQTGTINCIANGKNAEIARELLGDEVIGVTGTLKGSSLVADRIIFPDVPVNGDKKTINFGIVFISDTHFGSKGFLQEKWKKFVEWLNCECQDEKLNEIAEKIKYVILAGDIVDGVGVYPEQEKELAIIDIYQQYEYAAENLDEIRKDVELIISPGNHDAVRQAEPQPPLPNEFETLFPKNVMSVGNPALLDLNGVRVLVYHGRSLDDIVTKIPRLSYDAPHKGMEELLKRRHLCPLYGGRSPIAPEREDNLVIEEIPDVIHSGHVHTFGIGFYRGVFLVNSSTWQSQTEFQKKVNLNPMPCNVAVYLGDRIGRLNFNGG; this is translated from the coding sequence ATGAATGAAGGGGGGCAGAGGGTAGTTAAAAATATCGATCCAGTTACTGTTGCCAAAAAACTTCTTGTTCGGGGGCACAACATAAGTCCTGAGGCGGCCCAACTTATCTGCTCCTCTGAAGATCCAGAAGCCATTATAGAGGAGGTTTGTAAAATCGCAAAAAATAAGTTTATAATAAGTGAGGAGGATGTTAGAGCAATTCTTACTCAGCCCAAAACAATAAAAAGCCCAGAAACTAAAAAGCAGGCTGAATTCAAGACTGATCAAGGAATTAGAATCCTCAGAGATTTTAGAACTTCAATTGTTGAGGGAAAAGTTGAAGATTTTGTGGCCTACTTTAACTCCAGACTTGAAAAGATTTCCAAAATTTTGAAAAACAGAATTCAGCCTACACAGATCAGAAATCTCGGTAGAGTTAAAGGGGAGATTGTTAGTATTGTAGGTATAGTTTCAAATGTAATCGAACGAAAAGATCATTTTTTAATTGAACTGGAAGATCAGACTGGGACGATTAACTGTATTGCAAATGGAAAAAATGCGGAAATTGCAAGAGAATTGCTCGGTGATGAGGTAATAGGAGTCACGGGAACACTAAAAGGGAGTTCGCTTGTGGCAGACAGAATAATCTTTCCAGATGTTCCTGTGAATGGAGATAAAAAGACAATAAATTTTGGGATAGTGTTCATATCGGATACACATTTCGGTAGTAAGGGTTTTCTTCAAGAGAAATGGAAAAAATTTGTCGAATGGCTTAACTGTGAATGTCAGGATGAAAAATTGAATGAAATTGCAGAAAAGATAAAATACGTCATTCTGGCTGGGGACATAGTGGATGGGGTGGGCGTTTATCCAGAACAAGAAAAGGAATTGGCAATAATAGACATTTACCAACAATACGAATATGCTGCGGAAAATCTTGATGAAATTAGAAAAGACGTGGAGCTCATAATCTCCCCGGGCAATCACGATGCGGTCCGTCAAGCAGAACCACAACCACCACTGCCCAACGAATTTGAAACTCTCTTTCCCAAAAATGTAATGAGCGTTGGTAATCCTGCTCTTCTTGATCTGAATGGTGTCAGGGTTCTTGTGTATCATGGTCGAAGTCTTGATGACATTGTAACGAAGATTCCCAGACTAAGCTACGATGCTCCACATAAGGGAATGGAAGAACTTTTAAAAAGACGTCATTTATGTCCGCTATACGGTGGTAGGAGTCCAATAGCACCAGAAAGGGAAGACAATCTTGTTATCGAGGAAATACCGGATGTAATCCATAGTGGTCATGTCCATACGTTCGGAATTGGTTTTTATAGAGGTGTTTTTCTTGTAAACTCATCCACTTGGCAATCGCAAACTGAATTTCAAAAGAAGGTAAATCTTAACCCGATGCCATGCAACGTTGCTGTTTATCTCGGAGACAGAATAGGCAGGCTTAACTTCAATGGTGGTTGA
- a CDS encoding S26 family signal peptidase codes for MERAKVIEFLKDLVSTIAIVAIIIFLGIAITGCWPFMVAVESGSMEPNLMPGDVVILMHPSRVGLKTWEDGKKSGYMSFGDYGDVIVYYPNGHGKAIIHRAIAYVNASENIPVLSGGKLSRTEEVAEISGYITQGDANRIPDQLAVVRSQSGLDRILPVQEEWIVGVAKLRIPLIGYLRLLIPI; via the coding sequence ATGGAAAGAGCTAAGGTTATTGAGTTCTTAAAGGATTTGGTCTCAACAATTGCAATAGTAGCCATAATAATATTTCTTGGAATTGCTATTACCGGATGTTGGCCCTTTATGGTTGCGGTCGAATCGGGAAGCATGGAACCAAATCTCATGCCCGGAGATGTAGTTATACTCATGCACCCCTCCAGAGTTGGGCTTAAAACATGGGAAGATGGAAAGAAATCCGGATACATGAGCTTTGGAGACTATGGGGATGTGATAGTCTACTACCCAAACGGACACGGAAAAGCCATAATTCATAGAGCGATTGCATACGTCAACGCTTCAGAGAATATCCCAGTTCTAAGTGGAGGTAAGCTCTCCAGAACGGAAGAAGTTGCCGAGATTTCCGGATACATCACCCAGGGGGATGCAAACAGAATTCCCGATCAGCTGGCAGTGGTTAGATCGCAAAGCGGATTAGATAGAATTCTACCGGTGCAAGAAGAATGGATTGTAGGTGTTGCAAAGCTTAGGATTCCACTTATAGGTTATCTTAGACTACTTATCCCCATATAA